A single region of the Vibrio cyclitrophicus genome encodes:
- the frdA gene encoding fumarate reductase (quinol) flavoprotein subunit — translation MKTITTDIAVIGAGGAGLRTAIAAAEANPELEVALISKVYPMRSHTVAAEGGSAAVIKDEDSLDNHFNDTVGGGDWLCEQDVVEYFVENSTREMIQMEQWGCPWSRKENGEVNVRRFGGMKVERTWFAADKTGFHMLHTLFQTSMKYDTIKRFDEYFVVDLLVEDGEVQGLIAIHMSEGELVTIKAKSVVLATGGAGRVYHCNTNGGIVTGDGMAMAYRHGVPLRDMEFVQYHPTGLPGTGILMTEGCRGEGGIIVNKNGYRYLQDYGMGPETPVGEPKNKYMELGPRDKVSQAFWHEQQKGNTIKHPLGDVVHLDLRHLGEEYLQERLPFICELAKAYVNVDPAKEPIPIRPTVHYTMGGIETNGTCETRIKGLFAVGECASVGLHGANRLGSNSLAEFVVFGRVAGEQAVKRAAEFKGWNEESIAKQVKAVEDRIAGILAQEGDENWADIRTEMGHTMEAGCGIYRQEDLMQETIDKITELKARYKKISIKDKGKVFNTDLLYAIEVGYGLEVAEAMVHSAILRKESRGAHQRLDDNCTERDDVNFLKHSLSFYNEDAAPTIDYSGVKITKSQPKARLYGEAAEKAAAAEKAAEENAKKSEEEQA, via the coding sequence GTGAAGACAATTACCACAGATATCGCAGTCATCGGCGCAGGCGGCGCTGGTCTTCGTACAGCTATCGCTGCGGCTGAAGCTAATCCTGAATTGGAAGTAGCACTGATTTCTAAAGTTTACCCAATGCGTTCGCACACGGTAGCAGCAGAAGGCGGTTCAGCAGCAGTAATTAAAGACGAAGATAGCCTAGATAACCACTTCAACGATACTGTTGGCGGTGGCGACTGGCTATGTGAACAGGATGTTGTTGAATACTTTGTTGAAAACTCGACTCGCGAAATGATCCAAATGGAACAATGGGGCTGCCCATGGAGTCGTAAAGAAAACGGTGAAGTAAACGTACGCCGATTCGGCGGTATGAAGGTAGAGAGAACGTGGTTCGCAGCGGATAAAACCGGCTTCCACATGCTTCATACTCTGTTCCAGACTTCGATGAAGTACGACACAATCAAACGATTTGATGAGTACTTTGTGGTGGATTTGCTCGTTGAAGATGGCGAAGTACAAGGCCTAATCGCGATTCACATGTCTGAAGGTGAGCTTGTTACCATCAAAGCAAAATCTGTTGTTCTAGCAACGGGTGGCGCAGGTCGTGTTTACCACTGTAATACCAACGGCGGCATCGTAACTGGCGACGGTATGGCAATGGCTTATCGTCACGGTGTACCACTGCGTGATATGGAGTTCGTTCAATACCACCCAACAGGCCTACCGGGCACTGGCATCTTGATGACCGAAGGTTGTCGTGGTGAAGGTGGTATCATCGTCAACAAGAACGGCTACCGTTACCTCCAAGATTACGGTATGGGCCCTGAAACTCCAGTGGGCGAGCCGAAAAACAAATACATGGAACTGGGTCCTCGTGACAAAGTTTCTCAAGCATTCTGGCACGAGCAGCAGAAAGGCAACACCATCAAGCACCCGCTTGGTGATGTCGTACACCTTGACCTTCGCCACCTTGGTGAAGAGTACCTGCAAGAACGTCTACCGTTTATCTGTGAGCTAGCAAAAGCGTACGTAAACGTCGACCCAGCAAAAGAGCCAATCCCAATTCGCCCTACCGTTCACTACACCATGGGTGGTATTGAAACTAACGGTACGTGTGAAACACGCATCAAAGGCCTATTCGCTGTTGGTGAGTGTGCTTCAGTTGGCCTACACGGCGCAAACCGCCTAGGTTCTAACTCTCTGGCTGAATTCGTAGTATTTGGTCGCGTAGCGGGTGAACAAGCCGTGAAACGTGCAGCTGAATTCAAAGGCTGGAACGAAGAGTCTATTGCTAAGCAAGTTAAAGCAGTTGAAGATCGCATCGCAGGTATCTTGGCTCAAGAAGGCGATGAGAACTGGGCTGACATCCGTACTGAAATGGGTCACACCATGGAAGCGGGTTGTGGTATCTACCGTCAAGAAGACTTGATGCAAGAAACCATCGACAAAATCACTGAACTGAAAGCTCGCTACAAGAAGATCAGCATTAAAGACAAAGGCAAAGTGTTCAACACTGACCTACTTTACGCTATCGAAGTGGGTTACGGCCTTGAAGTTGCCGAAGCGATGGTTCACTCAGCGATTCTTCGTAAAGAATCTCGCGGTGCACACCAACGTCTAGACGACAACTGCACAGAACGTGATGATGTGAACTTCCTGAAACACTCTCTATCTTTCTACAACGAAGATGCAGCACCAACTATCGACTACAGCGGCGTTAAGATTACTAAATCTCAACCTAAAGCTCGTCTATACGGTGAAGCAGCCGAGAAAGCCGCTGCTGCTGAAAAAGCGGCAGAAGAGAATGCGAAGAAGAGCGAAGAGGAGCAAGCATAA
- the epmA gene encoding elongation factor P--(R)-beta-lysine ligase gives MHSTWQPAATIKQLKQRADILTQIRHFFAKRDVMEVDTPAMSHATVTDVHLHTFKTEFVGPGYAHGQPLFFMTSPEFHMKRLLAAGSGCIYQICKSFRNEENGRYHNPEFTMLEWYRVGFDHHDLMDEMDLLLQQILKSDKAERITYQQAFIDVLGVCPLEDSMDTLKQAAAPLGLSDIADPEEDRDTLLQLLFSIGVEAKIGQDVPAFVYDFPASQAALAKINPDDSRVADRFEVYFKGIELANGFHELDKPQEQLKRFEDDNAKRIEMGLSPQPIDHHLIEALKAGLPDCAGVALGIDRLIMLALGYDHIDDVTAFPFPRS, from the coding sequence ATGCACTCCACATGGCAACCTGCCGCAACCATTAAGCAGTTAAAGCAACGTGCTGATATCCTTACTCAAATCCGTCATTTTTTTGCAAAGCGAGACGTGATGGAAGTGGATACGCCGGCAATGAGTCACGCCACGGTGACGGACGTGCATTTACATACCTTCAAAACTGAATTCGTAGGGCCGGGTTATGCGCACGGTCAGCCCTTGTTCTTTATGACGAGCCCAGAGTTTCATATGAAACGACTGTTAGCGGCGGGCAGTGGTTGTATCTACCAAATTTGTAAGTCTTTCCGTAACGAAGAAAATGGTCGTTATCATAACCCTGAGTTCACCATGTTGGAGTGGTATCGCGTGGGGTTTGATCACCACGATTTGATGGACGAAATGGACCTCCTATTGCAGCAAATTCTCAAGTCTGACAAAGCGGAGCGAATAACTTACCAGCAAGCCTTTATTGATGTGTTGGGTGTTTGTCCGCTGGAAGACTCGATGGATACGCTGAAGCAAGCGGCTGCACCACTTGGGTTAAGTGATATTGCGGATCCTGAAGAAGATCGCGATACGCTATTACAGCTTCTTTTCAGTATTGGGGTAGAGGCTAAAATAGGCCAAGATGTTCCGGCCTTTGTTTATGATTTCCCAGCATCACAAGCGGCGTTAGCTAAGATCAATCCTGATGATTCAAGAGTAGCGGACCGCTTTGAGGTGTATTTCAAAGGCATTGAGTTAGCTAACGGCTTCCACGAGTTAGATAAACCGCAAGAACAACTTAAGCGCTTTGAAGATGACAATGCAAAACGTATCGAGATGGGCTTATCACCTCAACCGATTGATCATCATTTGATTGAGGCATTAAAAGCGGGCTTACCAGACTGTGCAGGTGTTGCTTTAGGTATTGATCGTTTGATCATGTTGGCTTTGGGCTACGACCATATCGATGACGTGACGGCTTTTCCTTTCCCTCGTTCTTAG
- a CDS encoding DMT family transporter — translation MGFEWLALAAAFLWAIASLMSVKPAQHLGSFAYSRWRMGCTAIILSSMAWFTGGWSTVETDLVTPMMLSGLIGIFIGDTALFACLNRMGPRQAGLLFSCHAVFSAILGYFLFSESMTSVELIGSALVFSGVLTAIFFGRRGQAKNQLETIKGTVWIGVALGITAAICQALGGIIAKPVMQTNIDPIAASAIRMITAFVAHSLFRLTGAKLSRAINPMNKQIFAITAVNGFLAMAVGMTLILYALQEGNVGMVALLSSTTPIMLLPILWLYTKQRPNAYAWIGAIVAVVGTGILVS, via the coding sequence ATGGGATTCGAATGGTTAGCTTTAGCAGCCGCTTTTCTATGGGCGATTGCGAGTCTAATGTCAGTAAAGCCTGCTCAACACTTAGGTTCTTTCGCCTATAGCCGCTGGCGAATGGGTTGTACCGCGATCATCTTATCAAGCATGGCTTGGTTCACCGGTGGGTGGTCAACGGTCGAAACCGACCTCGTCACACCCATGATGCTGTCTGGCCTGATTGGTATATTCATTGGTGATACCGCCCTATTCGCGTGCTTAAATCGCATGGGGCCACGCCAAGCGGGTTTGCTGTTCTCTTGTCACGCGGTGTTCTCGGCGATTCTCGGCTACTTCCTATTTAGCGAAAGCATGACTTCGGTTGAGCTTATCGGCTCAGCGTTGGTGTTTAGTGGTGTATTGACCGCAATCTTCTTTGGTCGTCGAGGACAAGCAAAAAACCAGCTCGAAACCATCAAAGGCACAGTGTGGATTGGAGTTGCTCTAGGGATCACCGCCGCGATTTGCCAAGCATTGGGCGGTATTATTGCCAAGCCTGTAATGCAAACCAACATCGACCCAATAGCAGCCTCTGCCATTCGAATGATCACCGCCTTTGTCGCTCACTCTCTGTTTCGTTTAACGGGCGCCAAGCTTTCGCGCGCGATCAATCCAATGAATAAACAGATATTCGCAATTACTGCTGTTAATGGCTTTTTAGCGATGGCAGTGGGAATGACGCTGATCTTGTATGCACTGCAGGAAGGGAATGTCGGTATGGTCGCACTGTTATCTTCGACCACGCCAATCATGTTGTTACCAATACTCTGGTTGTACACCAAACAGAGACCAAATGCCTACGCTTGGATCGGTGCTATTGTTGCTGTGGTTGGCACTGGTATTCTGGTCAGCTAG
- a CDS encoding methyl-accepting chemotaxis protein → MRHTIKFKIQIAIAVIIAVVSGTQAWISVNQLTQETEVAINQEMKNVSVGTTNFIADWLSTRSDMMLANESTISSNSNSDRELLITKQAGQFLSVYAGFSDGTIAYGDKGEDWPAGYDPRTRPWYKDANATSELIITEPYQDFDGSIVISFAKAFNGERQGVLAADLTVTSIIDTVLNVKLDNDGFAFLVDGNNNIVAYSDEALSQKPLTSLNPELTENRVSQLIQNHTITTLTWPGQGDKLVYIANVPNTDWSLGIVIDKELAFSAVSDAIQFISLTSLILYIVISIASTMVINRLLSPLQTLSEALTQLAQGRGDLTQRIDIARMDEIGKLAELVNQFLSQMQSMLKGVIEHSHDLNNHAEKANQLATQSSIRVENQQNDINQIATAIHEMSATAAEVASHAELTASASQASASACNEGQEVIQQNRDAITGLATQVEDAANVIRELENNAQSINQILSTIQGIAEQTNLLALNAAIEAARAGEQGRGFAVVADEVRVLSQRTHGSTEEIRVMIDTLQKNTEHAVESMTTSTQLAENSVGFAEQAHGSLSKITQAITEINDMALQIASAAEEQRAVSEDISRNTQGIKDASDDLAQQAESSRNSSNEMSSAAESMRRDVERFKV, encoded by the coding sequence TTGAGACATACTATTAAGTTTAAAATTCAGATCGCCATTGCGGTCATTATCGCCGTCGTGAGTGGCACTCAAGCCTGGATATCGGTTAATCAACTGACTCAAGAGACTGAAGTCGCGATCAACCAAGAAATGAAAAATGTCAGTGTTGGCACCACGAATTTTATTGCCGATTGGCTCTCGACTCGCAGCGATATGATGCTTGCCAATGAATCGACTATTTCAAGTAATAGCAACTCTGACCGAGAGTTACTGATCACCAAACAAGCCGGGCAATTCTTGTCTGTTTATGCAGGATTTAGCGACGGCACTATCGCTTATGGCGACAAAGGTGAAGATTGGCCAGCAGGCTATGACCCACGCACCCGCCCTTGGTATAAAGATGCCAACGCAACATCCGAACTCATCATTACCGAACCTTATCAAGACTTCGATGGCAGCATCGTCATCAGCTTTGCGAAAGCATTCAACGGTGAAAGACAGGGGGTCCTCGCGGCAGACTTAACCGTCACCAGCATTATTGATACGGTTCTCAATGTAAAACTTGATAACGATGGCTTCGCGTTTTTAGTGGATGGTAACAACAACATCGTTGCTTATAGTGATGAAGCACTAAGTCAAAAGCCACTCACAAGCTTAAATCCAGAGTTAACCGAAAACCGAGTGTCACAGTTGATTCAAAATCACACCATCACCACATTAACTTGGCCAGGTCAGGGCGATAAGTTGGTTTACATTGCCAACGTGCCGAACACCGACTGGTCTCTGGGTATTGTCATCGATAAAGAACTGGCGTTTTCTGCAGTATCTGACGCGATTCAATTCATATCCCTAACTTCTTTGATTTTGTACATCGTCATTTCAATTGCGAGCACAATGGTGATCAACCGCCTACTTTCTCCATTACAAACCTTATCAGAAGCGCTGACTCAGCTGGCTCAAGGTAGAGGCGACCTCACCCAACGCATTGATATCGCGCGTATGGATGAAATCGGTAAACTTGCCGAGCTCGTGAACCAGTTCTTAAGCCAAATGCAAAGCATGTTGAAGGGTGTTATCGAGCACAGCCACGATCTCAACAATCATGCCGAAAAAGCCAATCAACTGGCGACCCAATCATCCATTCGAGTTGAGAATCAACAAAACGATATCAACCAAATTGCGACCGCGATTCATGAGATGTCGGCTACAGCAGCCGAAGTGGCTAGCCATGCCGAACTCACTGCATCCGCTTCTCAAGCGTCAGCCTCCGCTTGTAACGAAGGCCAAGAAGTTATCCAACAAAACCGCGATGCGATTACTGGCCTGGCGACTCAAGTTGAAGACGCTGCCAATGTTATCCGAGAACTGGAAAACAACGCGCAAAGCATCAATCAAATCCTATCTACCATTCAAGGCATTGCCGAACAGACCAACCTGTTGGCATTGAATGCAGCGATTGAAGCCGCTCGTGCCGGTGAACAAGGTCGTGGCTTTGCGGTTGTCGCCGATGAAGTGCGCGTGTTAAGCCAAAGAACGCATGGCTCGACCGAAGAGATCCGCGTGATGATTGATACCCTGCAGAAGAATACTGAACATGCCGTCGAAAGCATGACCACCAGCACTCAACTGGCAGAGAACAGTGTTGGCTTTGCAGAGCAAGCTCATGGCAGCCTATCTAAAATCACCCAAGCGATCACCGAAATCAACGACATGGCATTGCAGATAGCGAGTGCAGCCGAAGAACAACGTGCAGTCAGCGAAGACATCAGTCGCAATACACAAGGGATCAAAGATGCCTCTGATGATCTTGCACAACAAGCGGAAAGCAGTCGCAATAGCTCAAATGAAATGAGTAGCGCGGCTGAGTCAATGCGCCGAGACGTGGAGCGCTTTAAGGTATAA
- a CDS encoding SLC13/DASS family transporter: protein MPKLNVGVLVKLLICFAIPLGVLFMPIDSIPIDDLTLIQHRLLAIFLLAALLWVLEPVPVFATSILIIALELVMISDKGLHLFRNPPAGHDLGELIKYTDIFGAFSSPIIILFMGGFALAISASKYELDNNLARVLLKPFGTEPRFIMLGLMLITAVFSMFMSNTATTVMMLALLGPIVASAPKGDMGIKALVLCIPIAANTGGIATPIGTPPNAIALQYLTGENSIDFLSWMMMGLPFVIIQLTIAWFLLQKLFPSKERNMVLKLDGQFRKSWRAIVVYITFAATILLWMTTKLHGMNTYVVSIIPLAVFTLTGIMGKEELKLINWDVLWLVAGGIAIGIGLDKTGLAAALAHAIDYESLSPAAVVLTLSIVCWLMANFMSNTATANLLMPIAAAIGASMESLVAIGGLQGLLVVVAFSASLGMILPVSTPPNSLAYSTGLIESKDMAKMGIILGIVGLLMVYLALFIIT, encoded by the coding sequence ATGCCTAAACTCAATGTTGGCGTTCTGGTCAAGCTGTTGATTTGTTTTGCGATTCCCTTGGGCGTGTTATTCATGCCGATAGATTCAATACCAATCGATGATCTCACGCTAATTCAACACCGTTTGCTCGCCATATTCCTCTTAGCAGCATTGCTTTGGGTGCTAGAACCCGTTCCGGTATTCGCCACTTCAATTCTGATTATTGCGCTTGAACTGGTGATGATCTCCGACAAAGGCCTGCACTTATTTAGAAATCCACCAGCGGGACACGATCTCGGTGAGTTAATCAAATATACCGACATATTCGGTGCATTTTCGTCTCCAATCATCATCCTCTTCATGGGTGGTTTCGCTCTCGCGATATCGGCATCTAAGTACGAACTCGACAACAACTTAGCGCGAGTATTGCTCAAACCATTTGGTACAGAACCGCGCTTCATTATGCTCGGCTTAATGCTGATCACCGCCGTGTTCTCAATGTTCATGTCAAATACCGCAACAACGGTAATGATGCTCGCATTGCTAGGCCCTATCGTAGCGTCTGCGCCTAAAGGCGACATGGGGATTAAAGCGCTCGTGTTGTGTATTCCAATTGCAGCTAACACCGGTGGTATCGCGACACCAATCGGCACACCGCCCAATGCCATCGCACTGCAATACCTAACTGGCGAGAACAGTATCGACTTCCTTAGCTGGATGATGATGGGCTTACCCTTTGTGATCATCCAACTGACCATCGCTTGGTTTCTTCTGCAAAAACTCTTCCCTTCTAAAGAAAGAAACATGGTCCTCAAGCTTGATGGACAATTTAGAAAAAGTTGGCGAGCGATAGTGGTTTACATCACCTTCGCTGCCACTATTCTGTTATGGATGACCACCAAACTGCATGGCATGAACACCTATGTGGTCTCGATCATTCCACTGGCGGTGTTCACTCTGACCGGCATCATGGGCAAAGAAGAGCTCAAGCTGATTAACTGGGATGTGTTATGGCTGGTCGCAGGTGGTATTGCGATTGGTATTGGCCTTGATAAAACAGGCTTAGCTGCGGCATTGGCACACGCCATTGACTATGAATCGCTCTCACCTGCTGCTGTGGTACTGACGCTATCTATCGTGTGTTGGTTAATGGCGAACTTCATGTCAAACACCGCAACGGCCAACTTGTTGATGCCGATCGCCGCTGCAATTGGCGCATCCATGGAAAGCTTGGTCGCGATTGGTGGCCTACAAGGCTTGCTGGTTGTGGTCGCCTTCTCTGCGTCACTTGGTATGATTTTGCCAGTATCAACACCACCAAACTCGCTGGCTTACTCAACGGGGCTTATCGAAAGCAAAGACATGGCGAAGATGGGCATCATCTTAGGGATTGTCGGCTTGCTGATGGTTTACCTCGCACTGTTTATCATCACCTAG
- the psd gene encoding phosphatidylserine decarboxylase (Phosphatidylserine decarboxylase is synthesized as a single chain precursor. Generation of the pyruvoyl active site from a Ser is coupled to cleavage of a Gly-Ser bond between the larger (beta) and smaller (alpha chains). It is an integral membrane protein.): protein MDKIKVGLQYWIPQHGLTRLVGKLASAKAGGLTTAIINWFIKQYKVNMDEALHSDPKHFKTFNEFFVRELKEGMRPITEGESVIVHPADARVSQFGPITDGQLIQAKNHNYSARELLGGDSSLADEFKDGEFATLYLSPSDYHRVHMPCDGTLRQMIYVPGDLFSVNPLTAENVPNLFARNERVVCIFDTEFGPMAQVLVGATIVGSIEQVWAGTITPPRGNSVYKWDYPAQGDKAIVLKKGEEMGRFKLGSTVINLFAKDAIKFDETMQNGEKTVLGTPFAHIAGKNAEVNEETAETVENTDQA, encoded by the coding sequence ATGGATAAGATTAAAGTTGGATTGCAGTACTGGATTCCACAACATGGACTGACTCGTCTAGTCGGCAAACTTGCGTCTGCTAAAGCGGGCGGCTTAACGACAGCGATCATCAACTGGTTCATCAAGCAATACAAAGTGAACATGGATGAAGCTCTGCATAGCGATCCAAAACACTTTAAGACATTCAATGAATTCTTCGTACGTGAATTGAAAGAAGGCATGCGCCCTATCACTGAAGGCGAGTCTGTTATCGTTCACCCTGCCGATGCTCGCGTAAGTCAATTTGGCCCAATTACTGACGGCCAACTGATTCAAGCTAAAAACCATAACTACTCAGCTCGCGAACTATTAGGCGGTGATTCAAGCCTGGCGGATGAGTTCAAAGACGGCGAATTCGCAACGCTTTACTTATCGCCAAGTGATTACCACCGTGTTCACATGCCATGCGACGGCACACTGCGTCAGATGATCTACGTTCCGGGTGACCTTTTCTCTGTAAACCCGCTAACGGCAGAGAACGTTCCAAACCTATTCGCACGTAACGAACGTGTGGTTTGTATCTTCGATACAGAGTTTGGCCCAATGGCACAAGTGCTGGTTGGCGCAACGATCGTTGGCAGCATCGAGCAAGTATGGGCTGGCACTATCACACCACCTCGCGGTAACTCAGTTTACAAATGGGACTACCCTGCACAAGGTGATAAAGCTATCGTCTTGAAGAAAGGCGAAGAGATGGGCCGCTTTAAGCTTGGCTCAACCGTTATTAACCTGTTCGCTAAAGATGCGATCAAGTTTGACGAAACGATGCAGAATGGTGAGAAAACCGTTCTAGGCACCCCTTTCGCGCATATTGCAGGCAAAAACGCTGAAGTAAATGAAGAGACTGCTGAAACTGTTGAGAATACAGACCAAGCATAA
- the rsgA gene encoding small ribosomal subunit biogenesis GTPase RsgA, producing the protein MAKKKKLTKGQVRRVRSNQNKRLKKEDSIQWDENMLGGTKSGLVITRFGQHADIEDLETNEVHRCNLRRSIETLVSGDRVTWRAGLESMAGISGVVEAVEPRTSMLTRPDYYDGLKPVAANVDQMVIVSAVLPELSLNIIDRYLIASETVNIAPLVVLNKVDLLTDEQVAEYRETLKVYEKIGYKVMFVSKESGYGIKELEAELKDRINIFVGQSGVGKSSLVNALMPTLDIEEGAVSENSGLGQHTTTAARLYHFPSGGDLIDSPGVREFGLWHLEPDEITDAFIEFKPFLGGCKFRDCKHNDDPGCLLREAVEDGRISRLRFASYHRIIETMADNKDNRQYSRSKKADL; encoded by the coding sequence GTGGCTAAAAAAAAGAAGTTAACCAAAGGTCAAGTACGTCGTGTACGTAGCAACCAGAACAAGCGACTCAAGAAAGAAGATTCTATCCAGTGGGATGAGAACATGCTTGGTGGAACCAAAAGCGGACTCGTGATTACGCGCTTTGGTCAACATGCCGATATCGAAGATCTTGAAACCAACGAAGTTCACCGTTGTAACTTACGCCGCAGTATTGAGACTTTAGTTTCTGGTGACCGAGTGACTTGGCGCGCAGGCTTAGAATCCATGGCCGGCATTTCTGGCGTTGTGGAAGCGGTTGAACCGAGAACTTCAATGCTAACTCGCCCTGATTACTACGATGGCCTAAAACCGGTTGCTGCGAACGTTGACCAAATGGTTATCGTATCTGCCGTGCTACCCGAGCTATCACTTAATATTATCGATCGTTACTTAATTGCTTCAGAAACCGTCAACATTGCGCCGCTTGTTGTGCTGAACAAGGTCGATCTACTGACTGATGAGCAGGTTGCTGAATACCGCGAAACACTGAAAGTGTACGAAAAAATCGGCTATAAGGTGATGTTCGTGAGTAAAGAGTCGGGTTACGGCATCAAAGAGCTGGAAGCTGAACTCAAAGATCGCATCAACATTTTTGTTGGCCAATCTGGCGTGGGTAAATCAAGCTTAGTGAATGCACTCATGCCAACACTAGATATCGAGGAAGGCGCCGTTTCTGAAAACTCAGGACTGGGTCAACACACGACAACGGCAGCACGTTTGTATCACTTCCCTTCTGGTGGTGATCTTATCGATTCCCCAGGGGTGCGTGAATTCGGCTTATGGCATTTAGAACCAGACGAAATCACTGACGCTTTCATTGAATTCAAGCCATTCCTAGGTGGTTGTAAGTTCCGTGATTGTAAACACAATGACGACCCAGGATGCCTTCTACGTGAAGCCGTAGAAGACGGTAGAATCAGCCGTTTACGTTTTGCTAGCTACCATCGCATTATTGAAACCATGGCTGACAACAAAGATAACCGTCAGTACTCGCGAAGCAAGAAAGCCGATCTCTAA
- the orn gene encoding oligoribonuclease, translated as MSFSDQNLIWVDLEMTGLDPETHKIIEIATIVTDSELNILAEGPVLAIHQPQSELDKMDEWCTTTHTGSGLVKRIQESTVSEQDAIQQTIEFLEKWVPKGKSPICGNSIGQDRRFLYKHMPELEEYFHYRYVDVSTLKELTRRWKPEVLDGFSKSGSHLALDDIRESIAELQYYRKTIINI; from the coding sequence ATGTCCTTTAGCGATCAGAACCTTATTTGGGTTGATCTAGAGATGACAGGACTTGATCCTGAAACTCATAAAATCATTGAAATTGCTACTATCGTTACTGATAGTGAGCTTAACATCCTGGCTGAAGGACCTGTTTTGGCTATTCACCAACCTCAGAGTGAATTGGATAAGATGGATGAGTGGTGTACGACGACTCATACTGGCAGCGGTTTAGTGAAGCGAATTCAAGAGAGCACGGTTTCAGAGCAAGACGCCATCCAACAAACGATTGAGTTTCTTGAAAAATGGGTACCAAAAGGTAAGTCACCGATTTGTGGCAACAGCATTGGTCAAGATCGCCGTTTCTTATACAAACACATGCCAGAGTTAGAAGAGTACTTCCACTACCGCTATGTTGACGTAAGCACTCTGAAAGAGCTGACTCGCCGTTGGAAGCCAGAAGTGTTGGATGGTTTTTCTAAGTCGGGAAGTCACCTTGCGTTAGACGATATTCGAGAGTCGATCGCTGAGCTGCAGTACTACCGAAAAACGATTATTAACATCTAG